CATCGGCGTTCACAGTTACTCCGGCGCTTCACTCTTCCCTCTCCTCCCTCTGGATGAGAATTTTATCCAACTAGAACACAGGAAGCCGTTTCAGTTCAATTCACCGAACAATTAAAGCGCAACTACAATTGTAGATTTTTTGTTTCGAATTACAGTACGTGACTCTAAACCGTCATGCGATCGTGTTACGCGTCACGCAAGACGATATGGCCACACAGCCTTTGTAGTGACCAACAATAAAGAGAGACTCTCTTTTTACCCACGGCACTTCGTGCCTCGTACGGAAAACGACGCCCGAAGGGTAACTACCATTTTTCAACAGACGCGTAACGCGATCGCAAGACGGTTTACACAGTATTCGCGCTGCAATTGTTCGGTGAACTGAACTGGAACTACGGTCAAACAGAACTCGATCCAAATGATATTTTATATTCTACCCATGACACAACGCAATCGCAGTCACGTGTCAAGTTTATCTGTCACACGTCAAATTTAAATAACCGTGGCTGCAGTTTAAATGTCATAGCCGGAAAACAGAGCAATTCAGAGTCTCATACACAGTACGCAGATTTTCCATCAGGAGGATGTTTTCAATTTCAGGTTGTGGATTGAGAAAGCTACTGCGATCATGTGGCAGATCTGCTTCTAATCTCGACacagatcatcatcatcaaagcGCTGGAGAATATGCTGGTGAGTTGACAACAATAATCCAGTCTCAACTGAGAGTTCTTGGAGGAAATATACGTTTTATTCGATAGGTTACGTCGTCTCCTCATGTTCACCCCATTCTTGTATGAGATAATGCCATTGCGCTCTTGATATCCGAACTGAGCGAACACTCAGTTTGTTGGCGCAATTGGCGGGAAAAATTCATGTCTGTGATGATGCCCGCACTCATGCTCTCGTGGCGCGAAATTGATCTTTGATGACGAAACATTGATGACGTTCTGTTCCGCGTGATTAGTTTATGCTTGTAAAGCACATTTGGCAACTTTTCAAGGGAAATTTTGGTGTGCCCAGCTCCGtaatctttttttaaacttgatttcaatatAGCAATAAAACGTGCTAAGATATACGAACTTCAACAGACTCCGTTCGCCTGAGCTCGGGCGCCTGTACTCGGTCGAACAATCTCTTTTTACTGATCGGTTATTTTGCAACATACTCCGAGGCTATGTAAATAAATAGCTTAATAACCTTCACGCCTCCCTTATCGTCTCAGCGATTCTCTGAATTTGTACACAATCTCGTATTTTCGATCAATGAACAGCTTTTTTATAGCCGTTGCCGCATTTTGTGTTCCTAAGCAATTTAAACCACCCCTCTGAAATAAGCATAGGAATTCAGTCACCAGGAAATGCCGTGTTGTCCAAGTTTTCCGCCAATAAATAGACCTAAATACAGACAAAGATGCTGTAAAAGTCACGGTAGCGGCGAGCCAAAACCATCACATATGAATTTCGTAAATGAACATATGAATTTAGTCACGCGGAAATGCTCCACAGTCTTAGTTTCCTGCCAACGATGACATCCCATGTAACGAGGCCTTTAAAAGCATAGATCACTGatccttgaaaaacaaaacaaacaaaacttactAAAATTAAGCTAACGTGACTGACAAAAGAGTTGAACCACGTCGTACCACTGAAAAAACGTTTAACCCAGCCTGAGTATGTTTAGAAGTTCTTGTTGTGGACTGAGGAATTTTCTTGGATCAGCAAGGAATAGTTCCCATCATTATGATCTGTATCACTTTCATCAACAGATAGTTGAAGAATGTAAACTTTCTGGTGAGTTTGGAATAACTGTAACTTTGCCAGCCGTTTAATTTTCGTTGAACCGAAGAGCCATGTGCTTCAGTGTACTCAGTATTATGATCGGACTACCCGGCCCAAATATGGCACAGAACAGTGGACTTGCTCTCTCGAGAATGAAAGAATCATGATTTTTATTAGTCTTTAGTTAAGTTAGAAATATTCCAAAACTTTGCCGCTGTAATTTAAATCAGAGTCGCCTTTGTCAAGATTTTAGTTATGCAAATTTCAGCTTTGTTACTTTCCGAAGAAAATAAGTTGAATGAAGCAGTCGATAACAGGCAGAAAACGCTCTTCGTATCTTAAAAATATTCAGGAGGAGGCCTTGACTTTTTTGTTTCAAACGTTAAAGTGAATTTCCTTACCGTAATTAACCACGATTTTTCGGGATGTATCGATATTTTTGAAGATAATGTCGATTATCTGGTATCAATATCGGGGCACTCAAAGGTGGAAATGCAGTTTTCGAATGGGAATGAATACTGTATAAATTTATCTGTGATAGAAATTTTACCTACCCCTAGAACACTTGTGTTTCTCCGGCCAGCGAGACATAACTCATAATGAATGACGTCACAATCCAAATATCTTCTTTTCgccataaaaacaaaaacaaaacaaagaaagcaacTCAATCAAGGCTTTAATTGCTTTAATTTGGCGCTAATCAGTTATTTAAACTGACAAGTACTGCTTTCGCTATGATGGAAAACAACCTGACTTTTTTTTATAAAGTAAGcaagttttattttcataacTAAAATCATTTAAACTGACAAGTACTGCTTTCGCTATGATGGAAAACAACCTGACTTTTTTTACAAAGTAAGcaagttttattttcataacTATAATCATTCACAGCATCCAGATTTAAGAAAAGGTAAACTAATCGAGAAAGAAACAATCAATATAATGATTAAAACAAaattacacaaacaaacaattaaGTGTCACCATTTTGAATCGATAGAGAAATAAGCGATTCGGTTCAAAATCTAATTTCAATCAGTCATTTCGacattgaaagaaaaagtgaaCTTTTTCGTCATCGACTTGATTATTACATTCACAAATGAGACAAACGCTTTTGCCGCGAAGTGTTGTATGATTATGAGTATGTTATTGCTTTAACAAAGTGCACCAGGTCGCACCAGGGTCTAATTCCCGAGTGCACAATTATTGGGCAGTGGTGATCGGATGATCTTGCCAACAGGAAATCACGCAAAGGACATCAATATCTAATTGTTTAACAGGAAGCTTATGTTATTGCCGGTGAGCGTTAGCGTACTTTTCTTGACATTagccaaaaaaatgaaatgtaagATAggaagcatgcgcagtcgattgTGGTGGGTCATGTCTATTGTCCGGGGTATTGATACCCGAAATATCGTCACGTCCTCGTCGTGGACGGGAATCTTACAGTCACAGCCTTCGAGTCGAGTACTTTGCCAGTGGGTcgtcattgatcatcattcaaccgtatatgttcagtctttgaccaccgagtcaaattgttcttcaactTATTCAACCGTTGAGtgaagagaaaatcagttccTGAGCTAGACCACTAGCAGTCGTCCTTATTTCCTCAGAGCCACGCacgacgagtgaaattattattttatgcaaaatagTGGTGAAAACGGGGCGTGTCACGCAATCGCGCGCTCAACTGTATCGTTGAAAAATAAGAGACTGTTCCCAGTCTATTCTCAAGCacgacaataaatttaaattgacatttgctcaactacgctcagcatttctcaaaaggatactcttttgctgaaaaggggccagaaatttgagaacagaagtttaaattcaaagaatgaCGTGACATgcctttgttttgaaattatacaatacatacaatacaatacatacttaattgaccgctccccataggggcttttcagggccaatgaaacacaacgaaacgacagaacagaacaactgttaagaatcccaactggctggaggcaaaccagttggctatttacaagtgcagctgggaagttgaaccagggactaccaggatcacattcaacgagtggtcagagcgggtcatgaacctgggatctccggatctcaaggcaagcactctaaccactgggccataCTGCCTCCCTTTGCTTATAAAATAGTAACGCCTGCGACACATGCTAAAGATATGCACACCTCTCTTCGTTTTGTAAATTCTTTCACGCACATTTTCGGTATcctctttcttcaaaaatttgcagctgTTAAAAAAACATACCAGTCACTGCTCCCAGTTTCCACGCCAGCACTCACTTTCTCACTGAAACTCCTAGTTTATATATACCTGCCATTAGTCAACCGACTAAATATGGTTCTCACGCgatgaatttttttgttgtgttctcttaaggcgctgttacactctGCAATTTTTctgtgcaacttgtcccgcaaCGCCATTGCAGAACCAGTTGCACGAAACAAtgcccaatgtaacataccttcCTTTGCCCCTGCAGAACCTGTAAAAAGGCCTGTCCAGTGTACTGATGGACATGAAGACGACAAAGAACAAGACGGCAGAGCATCGGGATCAAGGCTGGAAGCGACCGAACGTAACGAGAGAAGCAAAGGTCCGTTCagttaagtaaaaaaaaaaacatatactAAGATCATAactatcaagtgaagctatgatcttcgcagttatgaacgcaattaatgcaattgcgtagagaagcctgaaaaattcaggacttcaacggggtttgaacccgtgacctcgcgattccggtgcgacgctctaaccaactgagctatgaagccactgacgtggggagctggtcatttgtgggttctaatgatcccacgaggaatgaatcaatgatgaatggtatatgaaatgaatcatatatgcaGTGCAGGCGTTATTTTGGCGCGGAACGCTAGATAAATCAGGTTTtcgatgccgccatcttggattgtgaTTAGATGCTTGACCGGGAGAGGGTTGGTGCAGTGGAGGGTTGAGGGTGGGCAAATATTTCCTCGCCCCAACCTTCCACAGTTACCAAATCTAAGAAAGATGGTGGCCTAATACGAAAAATGTGCACTCGCGAGCCCAAaatacgcctgcactgcaggctaatAACTAATCTGAGAGGGAACAAAACTTGATTAATTATCACCTTCCCGTTTCTTCACTTTGGTTGGAAATAAACGTCTTTTAATGCGAAGCAATGTTACATAAACGCGCACcaatggctcagttggttgagaaccgggttgccatgcgggaggtcctGAGATCGACatcggctggaccaacactcagggtcttaaaataaatgagaagaaagtgctgcctttataatcacatccgcaaatggttagactttcaagtcttctcggataaggactatcaACCGTAgtccccgtctcacaaatattttccatgttcattagttccccacgttaaagaacccacacactattcgagaagagtagggcaaGAAGTTCACGGTGtagtggctgtcctttgtgagtgtatgggtgggtgggtatagcgcTAGCAGGttcacatcagctgaatagctgccaaaactacAACCTGCTcacacaaataaataaataaataacaaacaaacgaacaaacaTTAGCTCAATGATACCATGAGTCCATTTCATTTGAATAATGTCTTGTCACGTACCAAAGCAGACTTGtcttttttctaatttcatCTTTTAAATATCGTCGaatagcccaatttcgatatgttaaaattcagtcctaaacaaaaggcatcatctatTGGGGGAATAAACTATACAAATCCCTATATTTATTTCCCtgaacctcgagatgatgccttttgtttaagactgaattttaatatatcgaaattggtctatcaAAAAACGAAAACCTATTAAATAACCTATATTTTGTCACGGTCCCTTAacagaagaaaaagaacgagTCGGGATTTGCGCTAAACGTAAGCAAATCCTTCAGTTACATCCGGTGGGTGCGGAGCGGGGAGTACTTATTAGGTGCAAATTCATCATTCAACTCTCAGTGTTCGTCAGATGTTTTGCTTGTTTCATTATCCGAGTTTTCATGCTTTCCCAATTTCTCCTCCTAAATTATGATACATTTCAGAAATATTACAACGTGCAATTCATAGTGAACTATTATTTCCTTTAAGAAAGTATAACAAATTTAAGCTAAATTCAAGAGGCTATTCTAAGATCTCACTTTTGGGGTGTTTAGGTCAAAATCCTCGGTTAACCACGAGTTTTGAACTCGAAAGTACCAATAAAATAATCCGGCGTCACATCGGTACAACCAAGATGATTCTAAGCAAAAACGCTTTTTTTCCATGGCAGTTACcgtaaacttaaaaaaacaacGGGCAGTCTtcttttacagtgcgacgcgccttaccgtggccacctaacaaagttttttaaaacatatacgccaatcagggtgAGTGAAtatgattgacagtcacccatccttgcaaagttcgcgcggttgtaagttgaagaccgttgaatgggttgtttcaagagaaaatgaggggacagagagggaggctcaaggcgttggccgggacatgttatgtccacgaaagttatttttagacgagcggaggtctttgttctagcggaagtctgtcttctgagacgtccgcatacagtcttgcctcgctctcaggttcttagtgaaaagagaaaatgatggcacgcgtggaaggctgatgaatatatattttctttcaaacatcggaccgaggttggcgtgcatgcggacgtctcggaagatttccgctcgtctaaaaataactttcgtggacatgacatatcccaagggctggaccgggagccaccttctctgtcccctcattttctcttggttgttTGAGTTGATTaatttacacgtagttgtcaaatgtgaaagtttgttgagtGGCCACGGtgaggcgcgtcgcactgtacgATGAACTAAATGCAATCAATCTTGTCCTGTTGTGTCCAAAACCCTTGGTTGGTTGTATAACTTTCACGATTTTCTTTTACAGGTCTTAGTGGTCATTTCAACATCCTATACTATAAATTTATAAGACTTTCTTATGTCATGAAATTACCTAAAATTGAAAGGGTCCATACTAGTACACAGGCTTAAAAGTGACAGACCCTATTCTTAATCTGACAGGACCTATACAATGCACGGACGAAACAGAGGACAGGACACGATCCACCGGGAAAGAGTCGAAGGTCAAAGTATCCGTGGAAGCTACTTCTGTTTGTGGAAAAGAAGTGACGGTTACGGTTCACATTGCCGAAAACGAGGAGTAGCATGCATGAACATAGTTGAAAATTGATACATGTTGACTTACGGACACGAACCCATCGAATCGAGGCGACGGAGGACGCTCACGCTTTGACCTCGTAATTACCATACATAACCCGATTATATCTTTTAATGTTCCTCTAAAAATCCAGTGTAAATTACAACGCTTGGCAGAGGTTTCCTTGATTTCCCCACTATCTAGCGAGAAGGAGAGGAAACCTCTGTTCGAGATCTCCTCGATGTCGTGCGGAAACTTGGACGAATAATTAAACTCTTAACTTGTTTAAACCCTGTTATAACCAGTTTTGAGTTTTAACGCCTGCCCAATGGCGGAAGAGTGGAAGTGACGCTGCACTGACGTCAAGTTGAGCACGCGTGACAGAACATCGAGGAGATCCGTGTAGAGAGGAAAATCAAGGAAACCCCTTTCAGGCAGAGTAGGGTCACCGCGGATTTAGATTACCCAGTCGGGAGCCTGAAATGCCCTCTCCATATCTGTATTATtagttttaaggacgttcgcgccaattgctactgcgcatccttacggcgcacgcaaattcacatttcCACGTCATgaatcgagcgcgcgcgctaagtactaaaatgaacaatgataggggaaatggccattgctatagctttgcttggatctAACGATCTtgggatgttcggtgacccctacttttcttttcagaaacagattttatttacaattatctccacattgtccaaaaatgaacaaaaaatcaatgtgggaagtttaaaaaaattcaagatttctgtcctcgggacatagaatcctgccatcttgcggctgcaaggcgcatcaaactatcgtcgctaaatgcgaacttgttccttaaggaacctcaatagttatgtaaattcacttgatggctccacttgaacaaagtttggtagagaacatttcacttcaacgtcgtaatagcaatatttttgggcttacagtcactgtggccttattcgctaaagaagccggattttttcagatttagggtgttcttccgggcaagttctctccaaaacgaagtcggtgaccccccattttttttacatttctgacatcactaattcatcatctttcaatggtaaaatttgcagaaaaaaatcaatgttagaaaattttcgcgcgaacgtccttaagggagTGGTCATGGTCTCGAATGGTCCATTGCCACGTAAGGTGTGAGCAAGCGTATTTGGTTACAGGATACGGGATTTGTCGCCTTATGCACCGGTCCACGTTTTTCAGGTTTCCCCTAATCGGTGAGCGTTTTCGATAATTTACAGGAAGAAAGGTTCTAGCACAGTGAACCGTAGTAAACTGAACAAGACCTCATTTTTTAATGCATCTATGGGGCATAATTTTACTCTTTTTACTCTTGTTTTGGTAATCCGACTGAAACGTAAAAATAAGATGATCAGCAACATACCCCTATTTTTAAAGTGATTATAATCAACGCAATAAAGTTCAGCACCTCATAACTTAGTATACTTTGTCGTCTGTTTATCAAACAAACGTGAACTGCTTATGGGGCAAGAATTTACATTGCATCATGTTTTAAGCAGTAAGCTCTTATCTAGTTTCCATCGCTCAAGATCTCCTTTCAGGGTTCCAACcgtacactttttcagaccaaacattcaaggacttttcaagaacTTTCAGGGGCCAAATTtggaaatttcaaggacctctatTTTACGTCTCagaatttacccatggaaatagtctgacagtacaattcttgctcattttccaCGACGTACATGCgcaaaaataatgcaaaggcactggtaatCATTGTCGATCCCACACTTTGTCGATGACATGACTTGATTACCCGATTATTTctactgaagttttcaaagatcaaaaatgTGGGTCAGATAAAAtacaaggactttcaaggaccaagaaagaagagcagagattttcaaggactttcaaggccttgaaaatgtacaGGGTTTTCAAGGGATTTCAAGAACCCTGTcctttaaggccgggacacactaggcgacaagtcgctgcgacacgtcgcgaggacaagtcgccgcaacaaatcgccttgcgTGACACGATTAATTTCacgaaaatcattgtcgctgcggtgTCACCGCGATCAGTTGCACgagttcaaaccagtttgaattcgtgcgacttatcgcagcgacaaaattagcgaaagcagcgttgtcgcatcgtgtgtacatttccggcaacaagtcgctgcgacaaaatgtaaatgaaccaatgagagagcgtcatatggtcagccatattgaattataAAACTATTTCACATTTCCCCTCacacgagatcactgcgtgtgctgcgaacaggcgtcgtgtcgcagcgacttgttttgcaagtagtacacatggagcaacttgtcgcagagacatgtcgctgcgacttgtcgcctagtgtgtcccggcctaaACTTCGAGATTCAATGAAAAGAGCGAGTGTCGAATCGAAACAAAATCATCTTGCTAAGTAAATCCATCGGTCATAACCGACAGGCATTTATTGCAGGTACTCATCTGACGAACTCCAAAAAACTCACTGATAACCTTTCTCAGCGGAGCACCACACATACACACATAATGTTGTGCTCAGAAACACCATTTCTTTTCTATGAGGAGAAATCTTTGCTTTCTATCCAGTAAAAGAAACTTCTTGATGGTGGGTCTGTTTAACAAGTCTTACGTTGTCTGCTGTCTTTTTGAGCGATGTAATTAAACCGGTGCTTGCCGGATACCCAAAAAAAGAACCGTTTGTGTCTCATgaatgttggtttttgcgaaAACAAACG
The sequence above is a segment of the Montipora foliosa isolate CH-2021 chromosome 2, ASM3666993v2, whole genome shotgun sequence genome. Coding sequences within it:
- the LOC137993339 gene encoding uncharacterized protein isoform X2; the protein is MFSISGCGLRKLLRSCGRSASNLDTDHHHQSAGEYAEPVKRPVQCTDGHEDDKEQDGRASGSRLEATERNERSKGPIQCTDETEDRTRSTGKESKVKVSVEATSVCGKEVTVTVHIAENEE
- the LOC137993339 gene encoding uncharacterized protein isoform X1: MFRSSCCGLRNFLGSARNSSHHYDLYHFHQQIVEECKLSEPVKRPVQCTDGHEDDKEQDGRASGSRLEATERNERSKGPIQCTDETEDRTRSTGKESKVKVSVEATSVCGKEVTVTVHIAENEE